The Enterococcus sp. 7F3_DIV0205 genome has a window encoding:
- a CDS encoding sucrose-6-phosphate hydrolase, with product MSEKKVWSREERYQPYQEWGPEHLASLKQKIDTSTWRLGYHIQPATGLLNDPNGFSFFNNQWHVFYQSYPMGPVHGIKSWYHMTSDNLIDWKEEGTKVFPDSLYDSHGVYSGTALPMSDQLFLAYTGNVRDSDWTRHSYQLGAWMDQSGSIKKVEQPLIAAPPAGYTSEFRDPQVFRYKSGYLMTIGAQDEAEKGKILTYQSSDLLSWHCIGELGFTEQDMGFMIECPNLLLTDEFALLIFCPQGLDPDVCPYQNIYPNMYVIGDSYQSESNRLTNPSSLKNLDEGFDVYATQAFKAPDERLLSISWIGLPEIDYPTDQEEWAHCLSIVKELIVEDKKLYQRPVEEMKQLRKDEGIHFDNSKDSYHETATNHYELALSFDSLATGTLTLYADKEQNQGLTIHFDSERGKMAIDRSHAGVPFGEDYGVVRSFSIEQKPLNLQIFVDSSVVELFINDGEKVATMRAFPETGHTGFHLTCDGDYQGQFWQLRKTNQ from the coding sequence ATGTCTGAAAAAAAAGTTTGGTCTAGAGAAGAACGTTATCAGCCCTATCAAGAATGGGGACCAGAGCACCTTGCCTCACTAAAACAAAAAATAGACACGTCAACTTGGCGTTTAGGCTATCATATTCAACCCGCTACAGGTTTATTAAACGATCCAAATGGTTTTTCTTTTTTCAATAATCAGTGGCATGTTTTTTATCAATCTTATCCGATGGGCCCTGTTCACGGTATAAAATCTTGGTATCACATGACATCAGATAATTTGATTGATTGGAAAGAAGAGGGAACAAAAGTATTCCCAGATAGCTTATACGACAGCCATGGCGTTTATTCTGGAACTGCTCTGCCGATGTCTGATCAGTTATTTCTTGCTTATACGGGTAATGTTCGTGATAGTGATTGGACTCGCCATTCGTATCAATTAGGCGCCTGGATGGATCAATCAGGTAGCATTAAAAAAGTCGAACAGCCGCTGATCGCTGCACCTCCAGCTGGTTATACATCTGAATTCAGAGACCCTCAAGTCTTTCGTTATAAATCTGGCTATCTAATGACGATCGGAGCGCAAGATGAAGCAGAGAAAGGCAAAATTCTAACCTATCAAAGTTCTGACTTACTTTCTTGGCATTGCATCGGTGAATTAGGATTTACTGAGCAGGACATGGGATTTATGATCGAATGCCCCAATTTACTTTTAACAGATGAATTCGCTCTACTTATTTTTTGTCCGCAAGGGTTAGATCCTGACGTTTGCCCTTATCAAAATATCTATCCAAATATGTATGTCATTGGTGATTCTTATCAGTCTGAATCAAACCGTTTAACGAATCCTTCTAGCTTGAAAAACTTAGATGAAGGCTTTGATGTTTACGCTACACAAGCATTTAAAGCACCCGACGAGCGCTTATTATCGATCAGCTGGATCGGGTTGCCGGAAATTGATTATCCCACTGACCAAGAGGAATGGGCACATTGTTTGAGCATCGTGAAGGAACTGATTGTAGAGGATAAAAAATTGTACCAACGTCCTGTTGAAGAGATGAAACAACTACGCAAAGACGAAGGAATACATTTTGATAACAGCAAGGATTCTTATCATGAGACTGCAACAAATCATTATGAATTAGCCCTATCATTTGATTCTTTAGCCACTGGAACCCTTACCTTATATGCAGATAAAGAACAGAATCAAGGATTAACGATTCATTTTGATTCTGAACGTGGTAAAATGGCAATAGACCGCAGTCATGCTGGTGTTCCTTTTGGAGAAGATTATGGCGTTGTACGATCATTTTCTATCGAACAAAAACCATTGAATTTACAAATCTTTGTCGATTCTTCCGTTGTTGAACTTTTCATCAACGATGGTGAAAAAGTAGCAACCATGCGAGCATTCCCAGAAACAGGTCACACAGGATTTCATTTAACATGTGACGGAGATTATCAAGGACAATTTTGGCAACTGCGGAAAACTAACCAATAA
- a CDS encoding LacI family DNA-binding transcriptional regulator, translated as MVVKLTDVAKKAGVSPTTVSRVINNYGSLSKKTIDKVNRAMKELNYQPNSLARSLQGKNTQLIGLIFPTVANPFFGELVERIEQKLFDLGYRVILCDSANNKEKERHYINMLAANKVDGIIAGAHNLGITEYEDVELPIVSFDRFLGNTIPIIGSDNFQGGYLATETLYVRGARKIAILTGSHESNSPTNFRLNGYLNFLEEHELTPKIFHIQTTARSTTLKNLEIKHILETEDIDSLFCTDDLTAILAYNQCQQLKINVPEQLKIIGYDGTKFVQNYFPQLSTIAQPMADYADILVDLLLQRIQNPEKKLEKNYLLPVKLIQGQTT; from the coding sequence ATGGTCGTCAAACTAACAGATGTAGCAAAAAAAGCTGGTGTCTCCCCTACGACTGTTTCCCGTGTGATTAATAATTACGGCTCATTAAGCAAAAAAACAATTGATAAGGTAAATCGTGCGATGAAAGAGCTTAATTATCAACCAAACTCTTTAGCTCGTTCACTACAAGGAAAAAACACACAATTAATCGGGCTTATTTTCCCAACTGTTGCGAATCCCTTTTTTGGGGAGTTAGTGGAAAGAATCGAACAAAAGCTTTTTGATTTGGGGTATCGGGTTATTTTGTGTGATAGTGCCAATAATAAGGAAAAAGAACGTCATTATATAAATATGCTTGCTGCCAATAAAGTTGATGGCATTATTGCTGGTGCGCACAACTTAGGGATCACAGAATATGAGGATGTTGAACTTCCGATTGTTTCTTTTGACCGCTTTTTAGGGAATACTATTCCGATTATCGGCAGTGACAATTTCCAAGGCGGATATTTAGCGACTGAGACCTTATACGTTAGAGGAGCAAGAAAAATCGCGATCCTGACAGGTTCACACGAATCGAACTCTCCAACAAATTTTCGATTAAACGGGTATTTAAACTTTTTAGAAGAACATGAATTGACCCCTAAAATTTTTCATATTCAAACGACGGCTCGCTCAACGACGCTAAAAAACTTAGAGATCAAGCATATTTTAGAGACGGAAGATATTGATAGTTTATTTTGTACAGATGACCTAACGGCTATTCTTGCCTATAATCAATGTCAGCAATTAAAGATAAATGTTCCTGAACAGCTCAAGATCATTGGTTATGATGGGACAAAATTCGTTCAGAACTATTTTCCCCAATTATCGACGATTGCTCAACCAATGGCTGATTATGCGGATATTTTAGTTGATCTGTTATTGCAGAGGATACAAAATCCTGAAAAAAAATTGGAGAAGAATTATCTGTTGCCTGTAAAATTAATTCAGGGGCAGACAACTTGA
- a CDS encoding UvrD-helicase domain-containing protein has translation MVRTNLYFINAPAGSGKTYFIKDKINQLLDNNFQSQILCITYTERAANELKARIISDAVDISTIHSFVNSFLSPFFSLPEVIDFFVEVYHDEILDRLVSNDGEYAMKYKEIIGLDDSRVVTIDDIKERLNRVYYNERERNSILYGGISHDSLLSFAFKLLDRYPIIKLKLKEMYQYIFIDEVQDTSSDILNFFYEAVLDSSTELYVFGDKMQEIYDNYDGSFENQFSEFDKNLSKKFITNYRSSKEILDVLENVYLSDLKIEQQSKKGKSNKKPQILVCDSINKFLENNLHKYNDFLQLRTLNRHRFENNNPKKDLSILYSKYREIYPSHLKIKVMDVLLPRDEMNNPDLLLGFIFKLYDVLEDFQCGRYGSVIQEIKKAKFSTDNSIVNIFNLEKLSIEYHKDKALYASIFQQIYSEFMSDNKDLHSLFEFLIGNRVITKSFYNEIVKKEYDDGFKYADILSISLSKFFLLAKLRYNQNISTQHGVKGEGHDKVMFISENSSNPGIHMYKFFKIFSELKSFGLDEFQKYYYDFKFDVEKIEKEANKKIRTFDVADRDMFETEFEIIYLKYKDNPYFEYINRCGVDFKGKLAMKKVKKMFNVNAVRSTLQAYKLFYVGCSRAKEELIVVVEEKEISGFKGEFIDKMMSCGFDIVNE, from the coding sequence ATGGTTAGAACAAACTTGTATTTCATAAATGCACCTGCTGGTAGTGGAAAAACTTATTTTATTAAGGATAAGATTAATCAATTACTAGATAACAATTTTCAATCTCAAATACTTTGTATTACTTACACAGAAAGAGCGGCGAATGAATTAAAAGCAAGAATCATTTCAGATGCTGTAGACATAAGTACAATTCATAGTTTTGTAAACAGTTTTTTATCTCCTTTTTTTTCTTTGCCAGAAGTAATTGATTTTTTCGTAGAAGTATATCATGATGAAATCCTCGATCGACTAGTTTCCAATGATGGAGAGTATGCAATGAAATATAAAGAGATAATAGGACTTGATGACTCTAGAGTTGTGACGATTGATGATATTAAGGAGCGATTAAATAGAGTCTATTATAACGAACGAGAAAGAAATTCTATTTTGTATGGGGGGATTTCTCATGATAGCTTATTGTCTTTTGCTTTTAAATTATTGGATAGGTACCCTATAATCAAACTAAAACTAAAAGAAATGTATCAATATATTTTCATTGATGAAGTTCAAGATACAAGTTCTGATATTTTAAATTTTTTTTATGAGGCAGTATTAGACAGTTCCACAGAATTATATGTTTTTGGCGATAAGATGCAGGAAATCTATGATAACTATGATGGAAGTTTTGAAAATCAATTTTCTGAATTTGATAAAAATCTATCTAAAAAGTTTATTACCAATTATCGTTCTAGCAAAGAAATTCTTGATGTATTAGAGAATGTGTATCTTTCTGATTTAAAAATCGAGCAACAATCAAAAAAAGGGAAATCTAATAAAAAACCACAAATATTGGTTTGTGATTCAATAAACAAATTTTTGGAGAATAATCTTCATAAGTATAATGATTTTCTACAATTGAGAACTTTGAATAGACATAGATTTGAAAATAATAATCCTAAAAAAGATTTAAGTATTTTATATAGCAAGTATAGAGAAATCTATCCCAGTCATTTAAAAATTAAAGTTATGGATGTACTTCTACCAAGAGATGAAATGAATAATCCGGATTTATTACTAGGTTTTATATTTAAATTATACGATGTCTTAGAAGATTTCCAATGTGGGCGATATGGTTCGGTAATACAAGAGATTAAGAAGGCTAAGTTTTCTACTGACAACAGTATAGTTAATATTTTTAATTTAGAAAAATTATCTATTGAATATCATAAGGATAAAGCTCTATACGCTAGTATTTTTCAACAAATTTATTCTGAATTTATGAGTGATAATAAAGATCTTCATTCTCTATTTGAGTTTTTGATTGGAAATAGAGTTATTACAAAGAGCTTTTATAATGAGATCGTTAAGAAGGAGTATGATGATGGTTTTAAATATGCTGATATTTTATCTATTTCACTTAGTAAATTTTTCTTATTAGCTAAATTAAGATACAATCAAAATATTTCTACACAACATGGCGTTAAAGGAGAAGGTCACGATAAAGTCATGTTTATTTCTGAAAATAGCTCAAATCCAGGGATTCATATGTATAAATTCTTTAAGATATTTTCAGAACTGAAAAGTTTTGGTCTAGATGAGTTTCAAAAATATTATTATGATTTTAAGTTTGATGTAGAAAAAATTGAAAAAGAAGCGAACAAGAAAATTAGAACATTTGATGTTGCAGATAGAGATATGTTTGAAACAGAGTTTGAAATAATATACTTAAAATATAAAGACAATCCATATTTTGAGTATATAAATCGTTGTGGAGTAGACTTTAAAGGTAAATTAGCTATGAAGAAGGTTAAGAAAATGTTTAATGTGAATGCTGTTCGTTCAACATTACAAGCGTATAAGTTGTTTTATGTGGGATGTTCACGAGCTAAAGAAGAACTTATTGTAGTAGTTGAAGAGAAAGAAATCAGTGGTTTTAAGGGGGAATTTATCGATAAAATGATGAGTTGCGGTTTTGACATAGTCAATGAGTAA
- a CDS encoding AAA family ATPase, producing the protein MEISEIRIKNYRRFLDSKIDFRKNKLVVLAGANNSGKTSLIQLLHVIFNNKKSICEKDISIQTRQKLFDELIKMLVEEKLSDQEFFKAVLLFMKNISAEEYAIDVKILVSYEEGESISLFSNYLMDLDENRKEFYFEFRSEFLFERFEKIFHLQYEYFYSMYVKIQDLSLNISSQIDENKCNELKTELAKIRHQFENELFKLYGLSLSNKYYYTNVDFNILNHIEYKEFSKLFIFDFISADRELDDESIKTKKITNTIMESTDPLSEDSTWKSNFDKLFKTVKSGLQDSQVEEILQNNTSSALEKIRNNMDSVGETQVDAIEALMNFDDKILLKLVKDSVAINYVYQKDGSKIYLSEETQGLGMSNLIFISLELLKYQKKIKKGTVNFFVIEEPEAHMHVQMQRVLIDFLEDLFQNDNKIQGLISTHSNEIVKNCNLKSLKVIRPSNPFENKICDLKIFLDQHASEKTFYETFFRLNFSNLIFCDKAIIYEGDTERMFIEALISRNDEFDSLSKKYISYCQCGGAYAHKYYELMNELEITACVFTDIDYTKEQNNVINVMDDKSTNSTLNTFCPKKENQKILVKDIYNWQEEDRNKKSCFDIFTQGISDGYARTLEEAILYRYICAEKVNILKKLSDEKKNLEIPEDFTVFTNLPLYFWKKLKEYSSLEIKIPSISREKKQLENEYRNDPQKLDIELENLKMKKDEMVLRSIRDIVASISNNKSDFMYSIMEHNNEFKVLPNYIKDGLLWLEQTCIS; encoded by the coding sequence ATGGAAATTTCAGAAATAAGAATAAAAAATTATCGTCGTTTTTTAGATTCAAAAATTGATTTTCGAAAAAATAAGTTAGTGGTTTTAGCAGGAGCAAATAATAGTGGAAAAACATCCTTAATACAATTACTTCATGTAATATTTAATAATAAAAAAAGTATATGTGAAAAAGATATCTCTATTCAAACCCGTCAAAAGTTATTTGATGAATTGATAAAAATGTTAGTAGAAGAAAAGCTCTCTGATCAAGAATTTTTTAAAGCTGTCCTATTATTTATGAAAAATATTTCAGCGGAAGAATATGCTATAGACGTTAAAATACTAGTTTCTTATGAAGAAGGCGAATCAATATCATTGTTTTCTAACTATTTAATGGATTTAGATGAAAATAGAAAAGAATTCTATTTTGAATTTCGAAGCGAATTTTTATTTGAACGTTTCGAAAAAATTTTTCATTTACAATATGAATATTTTTATTCGATGTATGTGAAGATACAGGATCTATCGCTGAATATAAGTAGTCAAATAGATGAAAATAAGTGTAATGAATTAAAAACGGAGTTAGCTAAAATAAGGCATCAATTTGAAAATGAATTATTTAAGTTATATGGATTATCATTGAGTAACAAGTACTATTACACAAATGTTGATTTTAATATTTTAAATCATATAGAGTATAAAGAATTTTCGAAGTTATTTATTTTTGATTTCATATCTGCTGATCGAGAGTTAGATGATGAGTCTATAAAGACAAAAAAAATTACAAATACCATTATGGAAAGCACAGATCCTTTAAGTGAAGATTCTACATGGAAAAGTAATTTTGACAAGCTATTTAAAACTGTAAAAAGCGGGTTGCAGGATTCTCAGGTTGAAGAAATTTTACAAAATAATACATCTTCAGCACTTGAAAAAATTCGAAATAATATGGATTCAGTTGGTGAAACGCAAGTTGATGCTATTGAGGCATTGATGAATTTTGATGATAAAATTCTTTTAAAACTAGTTAAAGATAGCGTAGCGATAAATTATGTGTATCAGAAAGATGGAAGTAAAATTTATCTAAGTGAAGAAACTCAAGGTCTAGGAATGAGTAATCTCATTTTTATAAGTCTAGAATTGCTAAAATATCAAAAGAAGATAAAAAAAGGTACAGTAAATTTCTTTGTCATAGAAGAACCTGAAGCTCATATGCATGTTCAAATGCAAAGAGTACTTATAGATTTTCTAGAAGATTTATTTCAAAATGATAATAAAATACAAGGCTTGATAAGTACACACTCAAATGAAATTGTTAAAAATTGTAATTTGAAAAGTTTAAAAGTCATTCGACCTTCGAATCCATTTGAAAACAAAATATGTGATCTAAAAATATTTTTAGATCAGCATGCTTCAGAAAAAACTTTTTATGAAACATTTTTTAGGTTGAATTTTTCCAATCTCATTTTTTGCGATAAAGCTATTATTTATGAAGGCGATACTGAGCGAATGTTTATTGAAGCATTAATTTCTAGAAATGATGAGTTTGATTCGTTGTCTAAAAAATATATTTCATATTGCCAATGTGGTGGCGCATATGCTCATAAATACTATGAACTAATGAATGAATTGGAAATTACGGCGTGTGTGTTTACAGATATAGATTATACAAAAGAACAAAATAACGTTATAAATGTAATGGATGACAAAAGCACTAATTCAACACTTAATACGTTTTGTCCAAAAAAAGAAAATCAAAAAATATTGGTTAAAGATATCTATAATTGGCAAGAAGAAGATAGAAATAAAAAGAGTTGTTTTGATATTTTTACGCAAGGTATATCTGATGGCTATGCACGAACTTTAGAAGAAGCAATTTTGTATAGATATATATGTGCGGAAAAGGTAAATATTTTGAAGAAATTAAGTGATGAAAAGAAAAACCTAGAAATACCAGAAGATTTTACAGTTTTTACCAACCTACCTTTATATTTTTGGAAAAAATTAAAAGAATATAGTAGTTTAGAAATTAAGATACCATCTATAAGTAGAGAAAAAAAGCAGCTAGAAAATGAATATAGAAATGATCCCCAAAAATTGGATATAGAACTCGAAAATTTAAAAATGAAGAAAGATGAGATGGTTCTCAGATCAATAAGGGATATTGTAGCTTCAATCTCAAATAACAAGTCTGATTTTATGTATTCGATTATGGAACATAACAATGAATTTAAAGTTTTACCAAACTATATTAAGGATGGATTATTATGGTTAGAACAAACTTGTATTTCATAA
- a CDS encoding ABC transporter permease/substrate-binding protein, whose translation MGKLIETFVARKEDFIQAVVEHIQLSLLSLLIAILIAIPLAILLTNYKKVAEFVLQITGIFQTIPSLALLGLLIPIIGIGSPPAIVALVIYALFPILQNTYTGLTEIDPSLEEAAEAFGMNKREKLVKFELQLALPYIISGIRTATVMIIGTATLAALIGAGGLGTFILLGIDRNNVYLILIGAISSAVLAVLFNFGIHLLEKATVKRIVAAFMVLLALLVGSFVYTHQEAEQKEITVAGKLGAEPDILINMYKELIEANSDIHVNLKSNFGKTSFLFNALKSGEIDVYPEFTGTVLETFLKDNKNTSNDPREVYEYARDQIKKQENMDYLEPMLYENTYAVAVKRSFAEENGLKTIEDLKKVESQLKAGFTLEFIDREDGYKGLQKLYNLNFDVKSMEPSLRYQAINNGDVNVVDAYSTDSELKQYDLVILKDNKQLFPPYQGAPLLKAETLEKYPELKELLQPLVGKITEEEMSEMNYLVNVEQKDPATVAHDYLSKQGMLENN comes from the coding sequence ATGGGAAAACTGATCGAAACATTCGTTGCTCGTAAAGAAGACTTTATCCAAGCCGTCGTCGAGCATATTCAACTATCCTTACTGTCACTATTGATTGCGATTCTTATAGCGATTCCATTAGCGATTTTACTGACGAATTATAAAAAAGTCGCTGAATTTGTATTGCAAATCACGGGGATTTTCCAAACGATTCCTTCACTTGCTTTGCTCGGGTTATTGATTCCAATTATCGGTATCGGCAGTCCACCTGCAATCGTTGCGTTGGTGATTTATGCGTTATTTCCGATTTTGCAAAACACCTACACAGGTTTGACCGAAATCGATCCTTCCTTAGAAGAAGCTGCCGAAGCATTCGGGATGAATAAACGGGAAAAACTAGTCAAGTTTGAGTTGCAGTTAGCTTTACCTTATATTATTTCAGGTATTCGTACAGCGACAGTAATGATTATCGGGACGGCCACACTTGCTGCCTTGATCGGTGCAGGCGGGTTGGGGACTTTTATTTTACTTGGAATCGACCGAAACAACGTGTATCTGATTTTGATTGGTGCGATTTCTTCTGCTGTTTTAGCTGTTTTGTTTAATTTTGGGATTCATTTGTTAGAGAAAGCTACAGTGAAGCGAATTGTAGCAGCCTTTATGGTCTTACTCGCTTTGTTAGTTGGATCGTTTGTCTACACCCATCAAGAAGCGGAACAAAAAGAAATCACTGTCGCAGGAAAATTAGGGGCGGAACCTGATATCTTGATTAACATGTATAAAGAATTGATCGAAGCAAACAGCGATATCCACGTAAACCTAAAATCAAACTTTGGGAAAACCAGTTTCTTATTTAATGCACTAAAATCTGGTGAAATCGATGTCTATCCTGAATTTACTGGAACAGTTCTTGAAACCTTTTTGAAGGACAATAAGAACACGTCGAATGATCCAAGAGAAGTGTACGAATATGCACGAGATCAAATCAAAAAACAAGAAAATATGGATTATCTAGAACCAATGCTTTATGAAAACACTTATGCAGTTGCGGTCAAACGATCATTTGCAGAAGAAAATGGATTGAAAACAATCGAAGATTTGAAAAAAGTTGAAAGTCAGCTAAAAGCTGGTTTTACGCTAGAATTTATCGATCGTGAGGACGGCTATAAAGGATTACAAAAATTGTATAACTTGAATTTCGATGTGAAGTCGATGGAGCCATCATTACGTTACCAAGCAATCAATAATGGCGATGTCAATGTGGTGGATGCATACTCAACGGATAGTGAATTGAAGCAGTATGATTTGGTGATTTTAAAAGATAATAAACAGCTATTTCCACCCTATCAAGGTGCGCCATTGCTGAAAGCTGAGACGTTAGAGAAATATCCAGAATTAAAAGAATTATTGCAGCCATTAGTTGGTAAGATCACTGAGGAAGAGATGAGTGAGATGAACTACCTTGTCAATGTGGAACAAAAAGATCCAGCGACGGTTGCGCATGATTATTTGTCGAAACAAGGGATGCTAGAGAACAATTAA
- a CDS encoding ABC transporter ATP-binding protein, with product MIDFQNVSKKYNDQFVLNNFDVSIEDGEFFVLVGPSGSGKTTTLKMINRLIEPTEGDIYFNDKRLIDYNLKELRLTIGYVLQQIALFPNLTVAENIELIPEMKHWNKAKRRERTEELLRKVSLPPEEYLHRKPAELSGGEQQRIGILRAIAAKPDIILMDEPFSALDPISKGQLQQLIKELHKELASTVVFVTHDMNEALFLGDRICVMKDGEIVQTDTPEQIRSNPANDFVAQFFQQDHSNLENYCAADLLALELVEDGQVNSETIVDLDTTLPKVIRLLIDGKTVVLADEKGPIGEITDRAILRFLETKIEKGDQ from the coding sequence ATGATTGATTTTCAAAACGTCTCCAAAAAATACAACGATCAATTCGTTTTAAATAATTTTGATGTCTCAATTGAAGACGGCGAATTCTTTGTATTAGTAGGTCCTAGCGGTAGTGGGAAAACGACCACCTTAAAAATGATCAATCGACTGATTGAACCAACCGAGGGGGATATCTACTTTAACGACAAACGACTGATCGATTACAATCTGAAAGAACTAAGATTGACCATCGGCTATGTCCTGCAACAAATCGCACTTTTTCCAAATCTAACGGTTGCTGAAAACATCGAATTGATCCCAGAGATGAAACACTGGAACAAAGCGAAAAGACGAGAAAGAACGGAAGAATTACTGAGAAAAGTCAGTTTGCCACCAGAAGAATATCTACACCGAAAACCTGCTGAATTATCTGGCGGCGAGCAACAACGTATTGGCATTTTACGAGCGATTGCAGCGAAACCTGATATTATTTTAATGGATGAACCATTTAGTGCATTAGATCCGATATCGAAAGGTCAGCTACAACAATTGATCAAAGAGTTGCATAAAGAACTAGCAAGTACAGTTGTTTTTGTAACCCATGATATGAATGAGGCGTTATTTTTAGGTGATCGAATCTGCGTCATGAAAGATGGGGAAATCGTACAAACAGATACGCCAGAACAAATCAGAAGCAATCCAGCCAACGATTTTGTAGCGCAATTTTTCCAACAAGATCATTCTAACCTAGAAAATTATTGTGCGGCCGATTTGTTAGCATTAGAGCTTGTGGAAGATGGACAAGTCAACAGCGAAACAATTGTCGACCTAGACACGACATTACCTAAAGTGATTCGTTTACTTATAGATGGGAAAACCGTTGTACTAGCAGATGAGAAAGGACCTATCGGTGAAATCACAGATCGCGCGATTTTACGCTTCTTAGAGACAAAGATAGAAAAAGGTGATCAATAA
- a CDS encoding MucBP domain-containing protein: protein MMKKKVLLYLLFTLIMLVPFGYLSTANASDRSEVLDVTTGWETDFHTNLPNINVDQILVQGFMNSTSPKEKYVLSNFGNIGDAELTARKTIPMKAGYTYKLDLIYAFLFSNGTAYIDFNGERVVSKSGDSSDQVFKKEIAVTQDALYTITIHFKVAMRSTGYFKLGYRMDNNGFEGFKTEAQVTVHYLDEDGNSVSPDDILTGIEGSSYTAEQKDIPGYTFEIVHGEVAGFYTEEPKEISYVYKKNLINQGQVIVHYRDTKGDSLLSDSILTGNLGDAYKTEQKNIPGYMYESVIGEETGQFSEESKEVIYVYKKTSATQGQVIIHYKDEEGESLLPDSKISGDIGESYTTEPKNIADFIIASVDGEETGIFSEEPKEVTYVYKKASINQGQVIVHYVDNVRSKILPDKVLTGMVNENYEISPQLIAGYSFEKVEGSSKGVFSKQSQEVTFVYTKEAYSVDENPSQLVLDSSRVASLPTHSANRFPDTGEKTIYLWGIIGGVFLCIFVGWHLYSEKNIN, encoded by the coding sequence ATGATGAAAAAAAAGGTATTGTTGTACTTATTGTTTACCTTGATAATGTTGGTTCCATTCGGCTATTTGTCGACTGCCAATGCTTCTGATAGAAGTGAAGTACTTGATGTTACAACTGGCTGGGAAACAGATTTTCATACCAATTTGCCCAATATTAATGTAGATCAGATTTTGGTTCAAGGTTTTATGAATTCAACATCCCCTAAAGAAAAATATGTGTTAAGTAATTTTGGTAACATTGGAGATGCTGAGTTAACTGCTCGTAAAACGATACCTATGAAAGCAGGATATACGTATAAATTAGATTTGATCTATGCCTTTTTATTTAGTAATGGAACAGCATATATTGATTTTAATGGAGAGCGAGTAGTTAGCAAAAGCGGTGATTCTTCAGACCAAGTATTTAAAAAAGAGATTGCTGTGACGCAAGATGCATTGTACACAATTACCATTCATTTTAAAGTAGCGATGAGATCAACTGGTTATTTCAAACTGGGGTATCGTATGGATAATAACGGTTTTGAAGGTTTTAAAACCGAAGCTCAAGTAACAGTCCACTATTTAGATGAAGATGGCAATTCAGTTTCTCCCGATGATATATTAACTGGAATTGAAGGTAGTTCGTATACGGCTGAGCAAAAGGATATTCCAGGTTATACATTTGAAATAGTACATGGAGAAGTCGCTGGATTTTATACGGAAGAACCTAAAGAAATCAGTTATGTATATAAAAAGAATCTGATAAATCAAGGCCAGGTTATCGTTCATTATAGAGACACAAAAGGTGATTCGTTGCTTTCGGACAGTATTTTAACAGGTAATCTAGGAGATGCATATAAAACAGAACAAAAGAATATTCCTGGATACATGTATGAATCAGTGATAGGGGAAGAAACTGGTCAATTTTCCGAAGAGTCCAAAGAAGTTATTTATGTATATAAAAAAACTTCGGCTACTCAGGGGCAGGTCATCATCCATTATAAAGATGAAGAAGGCGAGTCATTACTTCCAGATAGCAAAATATCTGGCGATATAGGCGAGAGCTATACAACAGAACCCAAAAACATTGCTGATTTTATAATTGCTTCAGTTGATGGAGAAGAAACGGGTATATTTTCCGAAGAACCTAAAGAGGTCACTTATGTATATAAAAAAGCTTCAATAAATCAAGGTCAAGTAATAGTGCATTATGTAGATAATGTTAGAAGTAAAATTCTACCGGACAAGGTTCTAACAGGCATGGTAAATGAGAACTACGAAATCAGCCCTCAGCTTATAGCAGGTTACTCTTTTGAAAAGGTAGAAGGAAGTTCAAAAGGTGTTTTTTCAAAGCAATCACAAGAAGTCACCTTTGTATACACTAAAGAAGCTTATTCAGTAGATGAAAACCCTAGTCAGCTTGTGCTGGATTCAAGTCGAGTAGCATCACTTCCGACTCATTCAGCAAATAGATTTCCCGATACAGGTGAAAAGACGATTTATTTATGGGGAATTATTGGAGGAGTTTTCTTATGTATTTTTGTAGGATGGCATCTATATTCAGAAAAAAATATAAATTAG